A segment of the Anopheles cruzii chromosome 2, idAnoCruzAS_RS32_06, whole genome shotgun sequence genome:
TACGTACCTATACGAATACAGCATTTTTTTACAGTATCTAACAAAAAGAACTGATGACGGTATCAAGGCTACTCATATCGTTGCCCAGACCATTTAACCTGGCCAGAGGACTGCAGAACGAACCACTTGACAAAACCACATAAATTGTTTGCCAATATTGTCCGGTCTTCTGCTTGTGTCTGTTGCGTCGGAGCCAGGGACTCAACCGCTGAACAGCTAATCCGTACAATCAGACTAGATAGCGAGCCAAAAAGCAAAGGAACCATTAATCGAAACCATGATAACCTAACTAGCGAGCCAAACAAACTAAACGTACTTACCACTACTTATTTCCTTATGCGGCAACTACAACCGCGGCGATCGAGCGCCTTCGCCCACCAATCTGTTATCCCGGCCTCTCTCGCATCACCGGCGATGCAATCTAACCATCTCAGACGGGGCTCACCACGTcccctctgtccctctggGTCTAAGCGGActttaaaatgaataaaaacaacaacgactaaagataattttattatcaaTCTGACTCtactttatttctattttttgaATGCGCAACTAATTCGATGTTTCGAGTTGAATGTTTAGTTCTGCCATTCGTTTTTCAATGTCGATTGTTGGTATCCCATTGTTCTTATTATAATGATAATTAAGAATTAACTGCTTTTCTTCTAATCCGGGTACGTGTTCAAACAACGATCGACCCAAATCTTGATCAATTTGGTTTTCCTCTCGTAGAACGCAGAAATAGATGAGGAAAATAGCTACACTGAAGTTCACTACGTACAGTTGATACCACGGAACGtcttgttttttggggccactGCGACTACGCTGTGCCGTCCATCGCGAAGCTTGGCTTCCAAAGTATTTCAGTGGTATACTTGTTTCTTCATTTGTCTGCTCTACCTTACGATAATGAGCACTTTTCGAAAAGTTTGCTGATGCTAAAATGACATTTTTGAAGCTTGGGctagaaaacgaaaatcaatatttaatcGCGCTTTGTAGATTCTTGGATTTTCGATATTTACCTTTTACAAGAGTTGAACAAGGTGAAGACTTTCACCAAAGCCATATTTATTCACTTTCAAAGGAGGAGAAAATCCTCCTTAATGTTGTAATGAGAAAGTAAGACGAAGAAAGTAAGAGTAAGATGTGTTGTTTACTTTCTTGTGTTATGAAATGGAACCAGAAGACCGGAAAAACTGTCAATCAAACGCTTCGATTCGTCCGAACGCTTCGATTCATCTTTCCGTCGAAAGAAATTGTTGCTGAGTAATAAAAATAGTAATTAATACGGCGCCGCACATTTGTTGCAAATTACGCCTGGAATTTTTGCAAAATATTAAAGATTAGAAATATTATATTTCGTTCTGTTTCAAAGCTACGTTCCGAAATGTCATTTTTGCAACCCTTCGAACTCGATCCTTGGACCATCAGGTGTAACTCTAAGGAGTGTGTTAGATCCGATAATGTAAACAGTAATGATGACTTTTCATAATCGGCATATTTCGGTGCTTCTACTTATTCACAACTCAGCGTTATTTCGTGATATCCAGTAGTTTAGTTTGGGTTTGGATTGTTACTTTTGAGCCGCTTTTAAATACAAGAGTAAAATGGTACGTAAAATAATGTAAAACATTACAAAAGTGCTCTATAAGGTGGAATCGCCCAGCGTTTTCCACTAAGAACATAATAGTTATACTTTTCGAGGTTATACACCATCTAATAACGCAAACTCACTTCGTACAGGCAAGACGCTATGACTCCAGAACCACAATTTTTTCACCGGAAGGGCGTTTGTATCAAGTGGAATATGCTATGGAAGCTATATCACATGCCGGTACATCATTGGGCATACTAGCAAACGATGGCATTCTGTTGGCTGCTGAGCGCCGTAATACAAACAAACTGCTTGATAATGTAGTTTTCTCCGAGAAAATCTACAAGCTGAATGAGTAAGCTATCAGTAAGCTCGATAGAAATCAATATAATAACAACTTGAATATTTTTGCGTGTCGTTTCAGTGATATGGTTTGCTCTGTGGCTGGCATTACGTCTGATGCAAATGTTCTTACGAATTTGCTTCGCGTCATTGCTCAACGCTATCAACTGAGTTATGGCGAAGGAATGCCATGCGAGCAGCTTGTTTCTCATCTGTGTGACGTCAAGCAAGCCTACACCCAATACGGCGGAAAACGTCCTTTTGGTGTTTCTATTCTGTACATGGGGTGGGATAAACACTATGGATATCAGTTGTACCAATCTGATCCCAGTGGCAATTATGGTGGTTGGAAGGCTACTTGCATTGGAAACAATTCAGCGGTACGCATATGGCAGCATAATACATGATTGGTAAATGTTTATAATAATGGTATTCTGCAGGCCGCTATTTCCGCTCTGAAGCAAGAGTTGAGCGATAGTGACATCACGTTAGCCCAGGCACAGGATTTGGCCGTAAAAGTGCTCTCCAAAACGCTCGACATGACTAAGCTCACATCAGAAAAAGGTAATAGTATCTGGTTTTTAAAACTATGGTGAAATTTAACgttcatttttgtttcccaCTTCTCCCCGCTGTATGCTGTTGTGCTATAGTTGAGATGGCCGTTCTGACTcgagaaaatcataaaacagtCATAAAAATACTGTCTAGTGGAGAGGTAGATGCATTGATTTCGAAGTATGAAAAGGCTGAAGCTGAGGCAGAGGCGGTAAAGAAGGAAAAATTGGGACAGAAATCTTAAGTTACATTTGCCATTCCATTCCGGAAGGTATGTTGAAGTGAAGTGTGAAGGATAGCATGTAAAATGGCTCAATAAACTCACCTTCAAACCCattgattatgttttttaCGAATATATTTCAATTACCACGATATGTTTTCGGATTCATACATTGTACGattcacttttgctttttttcaattttaaacaaaactgACCAACCTATTGCTATTATGTTTACCCTTTGTAACAATAAAAAGTAAAGCATATTTCACCTGTAAAACGATAAATCTTCGTCTATCACTATTTTTATGTGTCACTCTCTTCGAAGTCCTATTTCATCGTAGCGTAGCTTTCGCAGTCCTTTTAACCCGTAGCCGGTTATGATGGTCAGCTGCTCAAACTCTCTTTCCGGCTTTTCCATTCTCTCTTCATGTAATAAACTGTTtctttatgtttattttcccacAACAATGACACTAGTCGACCTAGCGTAGGGTTATCTTCGATTTGAGTCCAATCCAAAAGAAAATGGTAAATTTGCTGAAAAAGGAGAAGTAAACGTCTCAGACTGGTGGTACACCTCGCGCACACCATACCTACTTCCGACAATGTAGCGTTGTCTGCTTCAAAGGCATCTATTTGTCCTTCTGAGTATTCAAGCTTTCGGGCGAAACTCTTCCATTCGTAACCTAAATGTCTTGACACGATTTCAAGCATTTCCAGTTCCAATTCATCAGAAGATTGCATCATTTGGGTGATAGTGTTGGACAGCTTTAAATTGGCCCATTTAACGTGTTCCTTATGCTCCGTTTTGCAGTCATTGCATCCATTTGCAGGTTCCATAGCATAGCTGTTGCCAATGTGTACATTGCTGGAGTTCTTTATGTGAAAAACCATCTGACCGGTTGTGTTGGATATCGACGTTTGGGGGGCTGTATTGTAATGAACATTGTTAACCACGGTATGCGCCAGCATATTTGGTTCTTCCGGGATGGCCACTGCTTCGGTTGGTACTTCCCCCAAACTACTGGAGGGTACTAATGTCGTTGAGGCGACTTGGTCTATCCCACTGATATTTGCATTCACGAAAGCACTGTCGTTGTTAGTAGAAGCGGACACTGCCTTATTTTTCCCATTTACCCTCGGCATTGGAGTCGCATCTGTTTCCAGCTTCGACATGAAATTCTTATCGAAGAGTCTGCAAACGAACTTAGAAAACTTCGCCATTTCTTCAACAAGTGAGGAAACTCAGGTGAATCATtagaacaaaacaacagaactGGGGGATCTGTCAAAAATCACTGACAGCTAGGTTGTTTTCATTTGACTGGGACATGTGTTTTGAATTTGTTACTCACAAAATTATTGGAAGATGTGGTCCACGAATTTGCGTAAATATGTGCTGCGATTAAATCATTCGTTCATTAAAAGAATTGTGAGAACTTCCCACGACGAATATTCTTCCAAGTCTTCTGCAGAGAGCCTTAAAAAGCAGAATACAGAGTTATCACAAAAGGTTCCAAGTGCCCGGTCGATCGCAGCCAAATACCAAATATTTCAAGATGAAGATTCACCAATTATCTTAGACGTGGATGAAGAACGAAAGATGCAGTACAGcgacaaaccacaaacacttCAGATTGCTGACCCTTTCGAAATGTACGAAGGCATCGATTTTATACGTAAGTGCTTTCTGTTATGATCATCACCTTTTGCTGTTGTTACAAAATCTTTTCGACTGTACCAACGATTGATTTGCTTACAGGTGGTGAACAATATGTGTTTGAAATACACGATTTAGTGTCCATCCTCAAACTGAACAACGcaatcaatgtttttgtttgctccgtTCCAAAAGAGATCAAATATGTTGACTACATGTGTATTGTATCTGGACGTAATAGGAAACACATGCTAGGAATGGCACAGTTCGTGAGAAAAGTgtataaaatgaaacaacttcCGCACGAATTTATTCCCAAAATAGAAGGAGAATCCTCCACCGACTGGATGGCGCTGGACCTTGGTAAGTAATATTCTTCTGTTTACCCAATTTTGTACTCGGTAaatgttatgtttttattctattttcaGGGAATATTTCATTGCACATTTTTTCCAGCAAAGCACGCGAGCATTACGATTTAGAATCACTTTGGACCGTTGGTTGCGAGTATGATGGAGAATGTAATAAACCAAATCAGGGGCTTGTTGAGCTGTTTGAGAAACATACAATATATCTAAACGATCTCAAAACACTTGAACCAGGAAGATCagtttcttcgccttcttcaTAAGTTACTGAAATGTGTAGATTACTGTCAGTTGTTACATTTCGTTCGTTATTACACTGGGTCTGTAACGGCTATGCTATGTTTGATTGGATTTACGATTGTAATACGACTATACTACtagaaataaaaaagagcCTTCTCGCAATATTATACAAAACACTTACTTTATTGTAACCCTATGAATATTGTACCGGAAGGCGCTAGTGCAACCAAAAAACCCCATATGCCATCATCTGGCTTAGGGATGATAGTAATAAATCGGTATAATTGAGACAGGAAACCACTGACGCCATGTTAGCTTAAAACACGATCCTCCATTCTTAACGCTGTAAGTGTTGCACCAAGAAGATGAATCGATCCGGTAATTAAAATGTCGCATGGTTCATCGCATGCGGGATAGTTGTTGTCAATGTAATCGAAGACGGATTTTACAGAATTATGTACGAACCCCGAAGCCTGTTTTAAATGGTTTACCCAATGCGAGTGATATTTTTCACAACGCTGTATTTGTAAATCTAGGGGAAAGTTATGATTAACAGTATCGAAGTTAGTACTGGAGGAAGTAAAAGCCAAATTTGGTGTGAAGAATGCTGCGTCGAAGGAAATGGTTCGCGCCAATGTAGACAAAAGAGACAACGCATCCCGATCACCGGTAGAATTGAAGACCAACAATCGTTTATGCTCGCTAGAAAAGAAACAGAGGTCGAATATGACAAAGGGTCTATGACGATTTAAACTAATATTGTTGATACCTTGCAGATTTCGTTTGGAACCATCGCGCGCACACTGCAACGCTATCCGGTGTGTGAGCGCCGTCTAGGAAAATTGTTCGCTTTCCCTCACAAGGAATGATTTGTAGTCTTCCGGGCCAAAAATAACAATTGACCCCTTCTACAATTTTTTCAGGTATCAGCAGTTTATCATCAAATGGTAAAATATGAGGACGTGTACGCCGAATCCAGTTCGTCGCTATTTGAATTGCCAGTGATGtattaatttccatttccggacAGCAATTGTCCACCATCGTAGGAATCTTCGTCCAACGATACTGTTGCAACCGAGATGGGACTGTGTGTAGCTTTGCCTAACAAAAGTAACGAATCGTGAATATCGAGCGTTTATCTTAGAACGCACACTACTTATCAATACATTTTTCAGGCGACATTCGCTCTCAATTACAGCAATGCATTCAGCTGGTTGCTCTGCGACAAATACATCTGATCCTTGCTTTACGATTCCGGCTTTTTGCCAAGCAATCGCTTCCAACGTTTCTCCCAACAGTTGCGTATGTTCCAGCCCAAGGGAGGTAATGCCGACCGTTGGTGTATTTCGTAGAACATTTGTGCAATCGTACCGTCCGCCAATCCCAACTTCTATTACTGCTACATCCACCGAGCCAATGAACACATTTAAAGCTAGCAAGGTCAGGAATCCAAAGTACGATGGCATATCCGCCTCACGTTCCTGGGCAGCGAATAGCATGTTGTAAATCTTCCAAAAATGCTCCGCAAAACGGTCTTTTGAAATCGGTTGTCCATCTAGACGGATGCGCTCCGTTACAGACACCAAGTGCGGTGAGCTAAAGAACCCGGTGCGATAACCATTAAATCGAAGAATCGATTCCACCATAGCACACGTTGTCCCCTGACCCAAGGatagaaacaatattttattaaacgaCAAACAGCACGCGATAAGCGCGATTACGTCCTAGTTCACCAACCTTTCCCTTCGTTCCGGAAACATGTATCACGGGAAGTAGATCCAACTTCTCCATTGTGATGCCGATTCGTTTTAAAAATTTTACTGTGTCGCTTGTATGCTTTGAATCGTTTTTATGCCTGCTTTGAATGGAATCCTGTAAAACGCTATAGTTGGATTGTAGTGTGTTTAACGTAGCAATAGCATTCTTGACGAatagaaacaagaaaaagtttAAGCGGACGTTGATCAGTCaaatttgtcaatttttgtgcCTCATTTTACCTCGTAGTTTTGCTCCATAGTTTTTGAGTTGCTGGAAAATGACACAGTGGAATACAAATGCATTTTTGTCCGTGACGTTGTAAATTGTTTCATCATCAGCATTGAAACTGGCTCCATCACCATTGCACGACAAGCGATAGTAGAAATCGCCAAACGAAACATGCGTTTGGGTCTCAACTTACCGCACTCAAATTAACAAACACTAAGTAACTCAAAACGATGGTCCGAATGCAATCCTTCGTTCGCGCTAGAAACTTGTAATGATCACCACAGTCAATGCCGGCAAGCGATAATAGAGATAACAGAGCCTTTGAAAACtttataaaaattttataatcagcagatttatttgtttgtttgtttgttcgtgtGTTTGAAATTGAACTGTCAGCGTGTACTAAATTTTGTCGACacgaacaaaaccaaaaaaaaaagaaaaaaaaagcaaaaagaaaaaattcgcagaaaaataataatagaaaaaataaaaacaaaaataagaataaaaaaaatgttcattCCAAACGTCAAACGATTTTGTCGGCAAAACCATCTTTTTCGACGATTTTGTCGACAAAACCAAAGCTCTCTCGCTCAGCAAAAAGAGAGCTTTGGGCAAAGTTTGGTGGTGTGGTGTCAACGCGCATCGCTTAAATCTTAATTCAGCgtcgataaaaaaaatgattgTCAAACGTGTAGCAAAGCAAGAGTTTTGAGGCGATAGTTTACAGTTTTGAGGCGATCTTTTCCCCAAAAGCATTTGTTGGAAAAGGTTAACTACGCAGAGTTTATCGGAGCTAGAGTAAGCCTTTCCTGTTCTTTATTATCAGTGGTAGCTCTGACGCATTTTGCGCAGAGTTAAATAAACAATACACGCGTAAATGAGAACTGGTGCTCTAAtcgattgtgaaaaatatagGAAAGCCTGAACATAAGGAACAACATGAGATTAAGTGATGGAATGAGTGATTGAAAGATAGTGCAAGAGTGTAGTTTTGGTGAATCTATCAGTATTTTATGCCTTGTGAATGGAATTTGCCACTAAACACGAACTGCGCAAACTAAACGTGTGTGCGAGTGCTTCataaagtgtgtgtgtcgaacATTCCTGTGGAAAGCAAATTATGATTAATAGGAGTTAAAGCTGGCAACATTCTATGCGTTTCTCACGTTATTGTTTAATCTGATCAAAGGTTTGCTGGCTGTTGGTTGGTTAAAGATACATTTGCTTACGGTAAATATTATAAACGGAATGACAACATACGTTGGTCATAATGAAGAGCGTCCGATTTGTAGTGGGGATCCGTTATTTTCTCCCGAAAGTGATATGAcgtctgcaaaaaaaaatcaagcaaATAGATCAAGAAGTAAATAATAACGCACTAAACTACAACCTTCAGTACAAGGGTGGAGAGTAACCAGCAGTCGCGGTCTACTTTGTACATATAGTTATTAACAAATTTCAGCACTAATAATGCTTCATGACTTCGTAACAAATTACACCAATTTATCCAACTTTTATTATATCTTTGACAGTCTGCTAACAGGAAAGTTCAGAGAGTGTGATCGCATACCACCACTGAAACTGGCCGAACTGTGTGGAAACATTGTATAGTGTTGTAGAAATTATGTTATAGACTAAAGTCGTGTGCACATAGAATGGTCCAAGTGAACATCCTACATCAAAAGATAAAATACATTGTTATTAAAGACAATGTCTAAAATGCCCAACATTTCTGGAGATGCGCCTTCCCGTGATATGTTTGCTTTGTCACGCGAACCGACAAAAAGTCCGCTTAATTTCATCCGCCGAACGAATTCCATAAAGCTATCTCGCAGTAATTCTTTGCTGAAAAATCTCACTTCAAAGTGCGTTGATAACAGTGGCGATAGTTTTTATCGTTTGGGAATTGAAGTTAAAGAACTAGATAGCGAACGGTTGTACCAATTGCTAAAGGAAGGGAGTGTTACAGAAGACATTTGGAGGATATTCTTTGTGCGATACCAAGAAGACAAAGAAGCGGAAAACGTAACTCTTTCAGGTAAATACAAATTCGGAGATTCTTGCGAGTTTCAGACCCGGTTTTGGAAACAACAATAGATTTTCTATTAAGCTTTGTGCCATAAATGGTCTAATTACTCTATTGTCCGTTCGGCGAACCACTCTTCTGAGCGATTAGGTTAGACTCGTCCCAAGATTTTGTCGATTTGATGGCCTAGCTACCTAGAAGTTCAAAATGCTATTCCGTTTTAAGTGCTAATAGGAACTCAACTTGTGCCACAAGTCCTTCGAAAACCAAAACTATCTTCCCAAGTACCGCAGTATTAGTAGTGCTGCTTTATGTCTTTGATTTGATCCTTTATTGGCTGCCAATAAATTTCGATATATTTTAGTTATGTGCTTATAATACAGTTGTTCAAGTTCAATGTGCAACATACATGGTAGTGGCACCAAGTTTGCATAACGAGTTAAATTCGGGTTTGTCTTTTGATCGTATAATATTTACCGATAAAATATGTACGTATACAGgataaaacaaattacacaTTATCTTAAGtagttttcatttcttttagTGCATTTAGCTCAGCTGTACTAAACAATTGATGAGAAAAACTGCCAACTTGAATTATATTCAAGGCg
Coding sequences within it:
- the LOC128267870 gene encoding uncharacterized protein LOC128267870 — encoded protein: MALVKVFTLFNSCKSPSFKNVILASANFSKSAHYRKVEQTNEETSIPLKYFGSQASRWTAQRSRSGPKKQDVPWYQLYVVNFSVAIFLIYFCVLREENQIDQDLGRSLFEHVPGLEEKQLILNYHYNKNNGIPTIDIEKRMAELNIQLETSN
- the LOC128268843 gene encoding proteasome subunit alpha type-4, translated to MARRYDSRTTIFSPEGRLYQVEYAMEAISHAGTSLGILANDGILLAAERRNTNKLLDNVVFSEKIYKLNDDMVCSVAGITSDANVLTNLLRVIAQRYQLSYGEGMPCEQLVSHLCDVKQAYTQYGGKRPFGVSILYMGWDKHYGYQLYQSDPSGNYGGWKATCIGNNSAAAISALKQELSDSDITLAQAQDLAVKVLSKTLDMTKLTSEKVEMAVLTRENHKTVIKILSSGEVDALISKYEKAEAEAEAVKKEKLGQKS
- the LOC128268844 gene encoding protein immune deficiency, which translates into the protein MSKLETDATPMPRVNGKNKAVSASTNNDSAFVNANISGIDQVASTTLVPSSSLGEVPTEAVAIPEEPNMLAHTVVNNVHYNTAPQTSISNTTGQMVFHIKNSSNVHIGNSYAMEPANGCNDCKTEHKEHVKWANLKLSNTITQMMQSSDELELEMLEIVSRHLGYEWKSFARKLEYSEGQIDAFEADNATLSEQIYHFLLDWTQIEDNPTLGRLVSLLWENKHKETVYYMKREWKSRKESLSS
- the LOC128278856 gene encoding uncharacterized protein LOC128278856, whose translation is MCFEFVTHKIIGRCGPRICSSAESLKKQNTELSQKVPSARSIAAKYQIFQDEDSPIILDVDEERKMQYSDKPQTLQIADPFEMYEGIDFIRGEQYVFEIHDLVSILKLNNAINVFVCSVPKEIKYVDYMCIVSGRNRKHMLGMAQFVRKVYKMKQLPHEFIPKIEGESSTDWMALDLGNISLHIFSSKAREHYDLESLWTVGCEYDGECNKPNQGLVELFEKHTIYLNDLKTLEPGRSVSSPSS
- the LOC128267949 gene encoding folylpolyglutamate synthase, mitochondrial, with translation MEQNYENAIATLNTLQSNYSVLQDSIQSRHKNDSKHTSDTVKFLKRIGITMEKLDLLPVIHVSGTKGKGTTCAMVESILRFNGYRTGFFSSPHLVSVTERIRLDGQPISKDRFAEHFWKIYNMLFAAQEREADMPSYFGFLTLLALNVFIGSVDVAVIEVGIGGRYDCTNVLRNTPTVGITSLGLEHTQLLGETLEAIAWQKAGIVKQGSDVFVAEQPAECIAVIESECRLKNAKLHTVPSRLQQYRWTKIPTMVDNCCPEMEINTSLAIQIATNWIRRTRPHILPFDDKLLIPEKIVEGVNCYFWPGRLQIIPCEGKRTIFLDGAHTPDSVAVCARWFQTKSASEHKRLLVFNSTGDRDALSLLSTLARTISFDAAFFTPNLAFTSSSTNFDTVNHNFPLDLQIQRCEKYHSHWVNHLKQASGFVHNSVKSVFDYIDNNYPACDEPCDILITGSIHLLGATLTALRMEDRVLS